One Pleuronectes platessa chromosome 9, fPlePla1.1, whole genome shotgun sequence genomic region harbors:
- the LOC128448730 gene encoding integumentary mucin C.1-like — translation PTTTTTTPTTTTTTPTTTTTTPNTTTTTPTTTTTTPTTTTTTRSTTTTTPTTTTTTPTTTTTTPTTTTTTPTTTTTTPTTTTTTPTTTTTTPTTTTTTPITMAITTTTTTTTPTTTTTTPTTTTTTRSTTTTTPTTTTTTPTTTTTTPTTTTTTPTTTTSPTTTTTTPTTTTTTPTTTITTQTTTTTTPTTTTTTPTTTTTSPTTTTTTPTTTTTTPTTTNTTRTTTTTTPTTTTTTPTTTTTTPTTTTTPTTTTPATTTTTPTTTTTTPTTTTTIPTTTTTTPTTTTTTQTTTT, via the exons ccgactacaacaacaactaccccaactacaacaaccactaccccaactacaacaacaactaccccaaatacaacaaccacgaccccaaccacaacaaccactaccccaacgacaacaaccactacccgatcaacaactaccactaccccaactacaacaaccactacaccaactacaactaccactaccccaactacaacaaccactaccccaactacaacaaccactacaccaactacaactaccactaccccaactacaacaaccactaccccaactacaacaaccactactcctatAACCATGGccataactacaacaaccact accactaccccaactacaacaactactacaccaactacaacaaccactacccgatctacaactaccactaccccaactacaacaaccactacaccaactacaactacaactaccccaactacaacaaccactaccccaacaacaacgacttctccaactacaacaaccactaccccaactacaacaaccactaccccaactacaacaatcactacacaaactacaacaaccactaccccaacaacaacaaccactaccccaacaacaacaacgacttctccaactacaacaaccactaccccaactacaacaaccactaccccaactacaactaacaCTACCcgaactacaacaaccactaccccaacgacaacaaccactaccccaactacaactaccactaccccaactacaacaacgaccccaacaaccacaaccccagctacaacaaccactaccccaactacaacaaccactacaccaactacaacaaccactatcccaactacaactaccactaccccaactacaacaaccactacccaaactacaacaacc